The Lathyrus oleraceus cultivar Zhongwan6 chromosome 5, CAAS_Psat_ZW6_1.0, whole genome shotgun sequence genome includes the window GAAATCTTCAACACCCCATGTTCAAATCTAGTGCAATGGCCTATATTATCAAACATGCTTATGGATAATGAATTTCGCTTAAGATCTAGAATATAGCTCACATTATGAAAAAGAAAATCATAATCATGAAACATTTTAAGTCTGATCGTACCAATACCATGAATCTTGCAAGACGTATTGTTAGAAAGAAAAACTATTTCACCTTCCTTCAGCTTCAAAGTATTATTTTCTTGAATACATGTGATAATATCAACTTAAGTCCATGACCTAACTCTCTTTAGTATCCAAAATCAACATCAGTAGAGCACAAAAACTCTCATAACTATCATCATTTGGGCCAAGTGCAATATGAACAGAATCATCATTGTCCCTCCTCTTGAGACAATCGTTCATGAAGTGACCAATTTTATGATAAGGGAAACATTTTAATATTGACTTTTCAAATATCTTTGATTTCGACATCCTTCTTCAGTTACTTCCTACTCTACTTTCATTTTAACGGGTGAAGGATCACTATTTACTAGTTAACTTTTGTCCATTCATTTGAATCttttttttttctaaatttttttatgtttaaaactattttttaattaatgtaataataaaataatttttttaataaaacaataattattattttataataaatttttttcacatttttgaacgttaaatttttttatttaattatttttcttattaatatatttaatatgcttaaataaaataatatgttaaaataaataaaaagtaatCATGTAAAAGTTACAATAACTTGATTGAAagataaaataaacaaacaaaaataacCATTTAAAAGGTATGTAGCATTTGGACATTTTTACGCTGGTCAATTTCTTGATAAATTTCACACTTTCGTTTTTCTTTCTTAACGTTGTTCTTTTTAGTTCTAATGTAGATACTATTTAGGCGTTTATTCTTTTTCCTTCGGATAGAGTCATTATGACAAAGAGTAAATCTTTCATATTGTGGCCAGTTACCTTAATGGAGAAGTTCAAGAAATCTTTCTTTTAGACTTTAAATATGTTAACAACTTTGTACCCATATGCTATGTGCATGGAGGAGTCTTGGTGAAAATTAAAATTTGGTAGTTGTTGTGATTTTTTAGAGATCGAGTCATTATGTTCAGTCGATTTAGTAATTATATAATATTGATATATATACCTATTTATTCAATCAAGTTATCTGATTTAATCCGATTTAGTCATATGGTTCGACCAATAAATCAGTGACTCGATACTCTCACTGGTTTGATAACCGACCTGATCTTTGAAACAACAACAAAAGGTCGTCAAAAGAAAttgaaaataatgataaaaaataATATTGATGAACAAAGAGTGACACTAATTCATTTAAGGTCTATGAAAGTATTTGTCATTATATTATAGGAAAAATTATAAAAAGCATTATTAAATGCGCTTTTGACCTTTACTTATGGACAAAAATAGGGGTGTTCAAAACCGAACCGATCAAATAGAAAATCGCTAACCAAATCAAATTAAATTGAAATTCACAAAAACTCGTATTTAGTTTGGATGTGTTTGAGTCATTTTTAACGGAATCACGTGGTTCGGTTCAGTTCGATTTGCGGTTTGTATTTTACAAATCAACTCAAACCGAACTAAAGCACATTATGTTACAACACAAACTTCACTTAAACCATATCCAATCCAAACCTACTATGCCTTACCCTCACGATTATGAATAATTTTTTCTTCCTCACATTTAAGATTTTATTTCAGCTTTCTCAAATCTCTTCTAGCAGTATCGCACATTCTTCTCACAATCTTCTCCAATTATAACTCGCATCTTCTTCTCTAATTGCTCTTCTTTCTTGTTATTTTTTTTCATCTTCTGATTTTTATGCTATTGTTTTATCTTTCAATTTCATTTTTATCGCGTCTCTTCTTCTCTTATCTCTCATCCCgtttgttctttcttttttatcaTCTAAAATCTCCTCTCTCCTTTATTTTCTCTATTTCAATATAAAGTTTTTAATATTGTTTTATGCtaatgttttattttttttattctaCTTTTGTCTAATGAGTTTTGTATATTAAATGAAAAGTTGtgtctaaatatgatgagttttgttGTTATTTGATAATGTATAAACAACTAAACATAAAGTTATGGTGTCCTCCATATGTGCATGTATTGctcaataatttttttataaaaaatcGATCCAACAAACCAATCCAAATCACATTAATTTGGTTTAGTTTAGTTCGATTTTATATATAAAAACCAACCGAACCGCAAAAAAAAAAATCTCGTAGATAATTTCTAATATTAAAACCATCTAAACCGCCCTGCGAACACCCATAAAAAAAACCTTTGACATCATGTCTGTCACTAAAACAAAACTTAAAAATATGATGTTTtgataaataaattaaaaagtGGGGGTAGTTAGAGAATAAATTTAAAAAGAGGTtattgaaattttattttaattatgtgCAAATTATTAATAACTTTAAATCAAATAAGCTAAAAAGGCATAATATACCCAATATTTTGTTATCTAGCTGTGAACGTTACGACAAAGTGGTCCAAGGTAGAGTAAATATATCCCATAATTGTGCCACAATTTTTGTTTTATTTACTTCCAAAACAACTAGACATAGCCTCTGTTTTCTCCAAAAACCACTCGACATAGCCTCAGTTTTCTCTAAAACCAAGTCTGTTTCCGGTTATCTTTATCTTATTCTACCGATCTTCGATATTCATATAAATAAGAGCAGTCACCATTCATTTTTTCTTCATCAATCAATCAACCACACTTTCTTATTTACCAACCACACTCTCTTATATCATGATGAATCGTGCAACAACAACAAGCAAGGCTTGGATCGTGGCTGCTAGTGTTGGAGCTGTGGAAGCTTTGAAGGACCAAGTTGGTATCTGCAGATGGAACTATGCTTTAAGACAGGCTCAACAACACCTTAAAAACCGTGTTAGATCGTATTCTCAAGCAAAGAATCTCTCTTCTTCTTCACATGTTGCTTGCAAATTGAAGGATGAGAAGAAGGCAAAGCAGGCAGAGGAGTCACTGAGGACTGTCATGTACTTGAGCTGCTGGGGTCCCAATTGATTCATTGCTACATATATAGTGATACAAGATTAATTATGTCTAATTTGTAATTAGGAAACTGCAATACTAATCaatgaaaataatttttttcttgATTTCTCTATTTCCCATTTCGAACATCACTCTAAAAAGTACACCGGACTACTAATCCAAATATATTACTCTATCGAATAATAGAAGTGTAAATGTAAATTTTTGATTgaaaatttcaagaaaattcAAGATTTTATTTTGATTTACCCGCAAGGTCCCAAAAGAGACCTTAGGTGGGTAATGAATTGAAGTATAAGTATTTCAATTTTGACTCATCTACGATATTGATGAGGTGAGAATCTTCAATTTAAAATAGAATATCGAGAAATTTCACCCCTTCTTGTGCAATCGACATTATAGCCGTGATCCACGGTATGATCGCGGTTGGCGGTATGATCGTCGTGCTAACAATATAGGTGATTGGTTCAGTCAAACTTGCAGTGACCGTGTTCTGTCCTTATGCTATTGGATGGTTGTTCTCCATTTTTGTTGTTTCTCGGAGTAACCATATTCCTAACATATCTTCTTGTTGGTTTTCTAATTTCTTTTTTGGTTATCTTACTACTCCTCAATCTCATACACACTCACAAGTTTGCGAAGTTTCTTAAATGAAAAACTTTTCAAATAACTTTTCTTAAAAATGAAAAAGTATAAATTTTTACACAAAAGGGTGTCATCAGGTGTGTCAACTTGTTTATTGTGAAATTTGGTAAACAAAACAACTTTAATTTCACTTAAGATATTAAACTCGAAACAACCCTAGGACATATTGTATGAAAATCAAAGGTTTGAAACATATTTTGATACTGAAGTCGAAAtataaaagaaacaaaagatAATTGAAATAAAATTCAATGTAGTAAATAACTTAAAATAAAGACTTTGATTTATAAAAAATGGAACACATATACATACATTCTTGACTTTTTTCTCACAAAAACATGTATACTTTGAGTTTTACAGAATCTCTGTATAATTGCGGATCCCTAAAACATAAGTGAATGTTTACTTATATATTAGTCCTAAGTTAACTGTCTACAACGACAGACTAAGCAAAATATGTCACGACTCTGTCTCCATGCAGACTCCAAATTCGACAAGTTTCCACATGTCTTTAGATAACTTTCTGATCTTATGCACTTATACCCCATTCGACTGCGTGGAGAAAATAAAAGTTTGGAAAACTCTAAATTTCACTAAGTCTCAAAACCAACCAAACATTTGGTCTCTGCCTGAGTTAGAAATTCAACCAAAGTTGACCTCATCTTTCGACTAGACGAACTTGTCAAAATATCTATGGGATTATCTGACCATTTCAATTTTGGCAATAAACCTATCATCAAACTAGAAAACTTATCACATCTTTATAATTAATGTTTGATAGGTAGTTTTATTGATCAATGCACTATTTTTTCTATTTTGGGGGACTGCATTTCTGCCATTGACGATGATGAAAGTTGCAAAAAATTATGGAGATACATCTTTGAAATTTTCCAACATTTTGATTCCCAGAAATCGGATATGCATCTCTGGAGTTTTTTAATGCATTTTTTGGAAATTGTTGCTCGTACTCCTTGTGTAACTCTTGCGTGGTTTACTTAAAAGCATTATGGATGATATGCAAGACCGATTTAGGCATAGTAGGATTGTGTAACATGTATCTGTTCGGAGGGAAAAGAGCCAACCAATGCAGGCTCATTTTACCTCTAGCCCGGTTGATGCAAAGGCGTCAGCTTTTGTGGCTCATGTATCTCCACCTTCTTCTTCACGTAGGACACATATGTCAACTACTAATGCATCCCTGCCTCTATCTTTGATTTACCTATTCAAGCATCTAAGGCAACTGAGGTACCCGAGTCACCGGAGGTACCTCAAAAACTAGAGGTACCTGAGGCACCCCAGGCACAGGAAGCAACATAGGTACTTGAGGCACCCCAGACACCGTATGGGTTCGGAGGAGGCCTATCATACTTGTCACTGTTGTCTCTTTACCCGGACCATACTATCAGACATGTCTTGGACAAATAGGTAAAATTTATTTGGATTCATacattttaaataatttttgtTATAATATTAAAAGTTTTTAACGATGATTTAATTTTCTGCAAGACCGTGATCCGCTAAAATTCATCAACCATGGGCAGAAGATTACTGGCCTGCAACAACCTAATAATCAGTGGTTTCAGGATGTTTTCATTATGTTTTCCAACTATTTAGGATGAGAGACTTGTGCAAGACCGGTTATGTTACAGCTAACCATGGTACGCTTAATGCGTCTGTAGAGATATGGCACATGGAGACACCATTATTTCATCTACCCCGTGGTGAGATGTCTATCACGCTAGACATTGTCTCGTGTTTGGTTCATCTTTCAATTAGGGGGAAAACTTTAGATCATGACAGATTAGCATAGATGATACACTGGAGTTAATGGTAGACTATCTGGGAGTTGACCTAGAGGCTGCCATGAAGGAGTTTGAAACCACCTGAGGGGCTCATGCTAGGTTTTGATTCTTGGATAAGGTGTATAAATATGAGATACTTAAAGTACAGTAGACAACTAGTGATGATGAACAGGTTGTGCAACATAAAGCATACGTTGTGACAACATACCTGTCGTATATGGTGTGCACTTCCATTTTTTTGGACAAGAGTTCCAGTTATGTGGATGTCATTTACCTGCGATACTTTGATGACTTTAAGAGGAACCATGAATATAACTATGGGCCTCTTGTTTGTTCTACTTGTACTCTAAATTATCTGAATGTTGCATGTGGAAAACAAAACAAGTGACAGGAAGCATCACACTTGATGGTAATATTTCTTGGTCTTCTAGTGTTTATGTGTCATTTTCATAAGACTTTTGCAACACCATTACTAATGATTCATGTGTTCCAACATTTTTTAGGCTTGGATCCTCCAGCACTTCCCACACATCTCCAGTTGGTCATGTCTACCGACCTATACTGAGGATATGCCATGTGCTGCTGCATCACCTTACTCTGAGAGAACGAGGCGACCAATTTGTTCAGAGTGTATCTTAACCGCTTGGTAGTAGAGAATACACACTTCCATATGCACTACGATCACCGTGAGACGCATCCCTTTGATGATATAGTCTTATACTCAGGATGATTGGCTTACGGTTCACATCTGATGTTTCCTTGTCTGCCAAAGTGCGTCATGCGACAGTCCGACTATATATTGTACATTCTTAGATACCCTTACATGTCTGCTTCTCTCGCTATGACACATAGAGATATGGATGTTATGTTTGATGATTATCTTAATCATCTGATATTGAAGGAGACATAAAGTATCATAACTGAGAACAACTGGAGCTATGTAAACGATTACATCAGGTGGTTCTTTAGGGTGTCATATCCTTATATGATACATGATGCTCTAGAAGATCCACTGTGGTTAACTCATCAGGAGATACTAGAAGAGAAGCATCTATGTTAGACCATGTTATAAATGTGTTGCCTAGATGTCGTTGTATCATGTAGATTGGTTAGGCGGGTATTGACATAGGACTCCTTCCGAATGGCTCTGAGGTCAGGGACGTTGTAGATGCCATGATGGAAGAGGCACGTGAGGCACTGCAGTACAGGAGGCGACGTTATAGTATTTGCACTTGGATTtattttttattgtattttattttgactGATTTCGATTTTATTGTGTACTCTGGGTTTTTTACTTTATATATGTCATTTTATGTATATCGATTGTATGGTCTAATTCATCATAATATACATTAATTATATCATCAATTTCATCTGAGCATCACTAAAATAAACTTGAAATTTACTGTCTGATCTGGTTACAGAGATGCATCCCTGAATTATGTTTGGTGTGAatacgaagatgcatctccagaataaTCTACGACAAAAAAAGTGTTTTAGGAAGGAATGGATGAGGTGTATATTGAATAATTTGAGAGATACATCTCCAAATTAAATCTTAAAATATATATTGGGTATGGCttaattttaatattttgatttaaaGCAATAATGTGTTCGGAGATGGATCTCCGAAATCTGAACAAGAATTTTAGATTTTTATAGATTGATTTTTGACCATTTAGGATGGAGTTAGTATTTTCCAAAAGAAATTAACAATTAttaattatatataaaaaaaattgacTTAAAGATTAAGTAAGCCCATCCTTACTAATATTTCATTAAAAAAATGGAAACCAAACTTTTAGGTGCGTTTGATGATAAAGTGAGTTGGATGGTTGAATATGTTCTTATCTAGCTTTGAAAATCACGACAAAGTGGTCCAAAGTAGAGTAAAATGTATTCCATAAATATAAATATGCCACActctttatttaattttatttatttatttccaaaACCACTAAACATAGCCTTTGTTTATTTCCAAAACCATGTCTTTTTCCAATTGTCTAGCTCCTGGTATCTCATTCTACCGATCTCCTATATTCATATAAATAAGAGCATACCTCATTCATTTTTTTCTTCATCAATCAAATAGCAACAACCACACTTTCTTACTTACGAAACAAAATCATCTCCATCTTAATTTGTTATCCGAAAATACTGTCATATACGTTATCATGAAGAATCTTGCAACAGCAACAAGCAAGGGTTGGATCGTGGCTGCTAGTGTTGGAGCTGTAGAGGCTTTAAAGGACCAAGTTGGTATCTGCAGATGGAACTATGCTATAAGACAGGCTCAACAGCACCTTAAAAACCGTGTTAGATCGTATTCTCAAGCAAAGAGTCTCTCTTCTTCTTCACATGTTGCTTGCAAATTGAAGGATGAGAAGAAGGCAAAGCAGGCAGAGGAGTCACTGAGGACTGTTATGTACTTGAGCTGCTGGGGTCCTAATTGATCCATTGGTACATAGTTAGTGATGCTAGATAAATTAATTATATCAAATTTGTAACATTAGACGACAATATGTATAAAAGAATGTTTCTTGTTGAAATCTCTATTTCCCAGTTCATACATGATTCAACTGCACACCTGGCCAATAACCCAAACATATTACTTTATTTAACAATTTTATAAGTGATTATAATAAAACTAAGAATAAAATTAATCATATAAAAAAAAGTTTAACCTTAAAATGAATTAAATTCAAGGTtacttttttttattaaaaatgatttttataatgTAAAATAATTTTGtgtaaaataaatttataaaaaaaataaataaatttttatttgaatatttatttttaaaatgttattttagatACTTAATTATTTTATTAACAAAAGTTTTGGatattaaatttttaaaaaattatttaattatgaagttatttcaaataattttttataaaaattattttttaaatacaattatttaaaaaattacGATTTCGATTAAGTTTTAATCttcaataatatatatttatgttgTATTATGTTAAAATTAGTCttttcattttaaaaaataaatataaaaaaactTCTAATACTTTAAAAAACGATTTTACTAAAtctatttttaaaaattaaaaaaaaaaaaaatttaaaactgAAACAAACAAACCGTCAATCTTATTTAATAAAATGGATTTGATAGAATGATTATGATGTAGATACGATAACTAATTGGTAAATCATCCTATTTTGGTTCTTTCAGAGGGAAAGCCTTCCAATAGGGTAACGGACCCTTTAAATTCGAGACGGCTTGATCACTCACGAGGAATTTCACATGATTATGTAAGAGAAGTAAGAGATAGGCTTTAATTTTATCCTCAGTCAATTTTAACCTCACTTAACATTTAAAAGATTGAAATCTTGAAATTTTTGGATATatttttagaagaaaaaaaaagagcTTCTCGCTAGGTTAAACATGATTTAAAATAGTGTCATGGGTATAGTAATTTCCTTGAAATCCTTGAAAAGAAACTTCAAGACAAGCTTATGTTAACCCTCTACTAAACAAAGCGTCTTTTGTTCAAAAAGTGTCGTAGCAAGTCGATTACAAATAGTGATCGGAACACCAAGTACTAACACTCCCAAATTATCAACATAAGACATAAGAATAAAATCATGTATCTCGGTAACGAGTCTGGTACTCGAGTTGAAGATTCAGATATCTTGAAAAACCTACTGCAAAAGTTTTATGCAAATTTATTTAAACATAATATGAATATTCATGATTATGCTATTTCTTGGACCATATATTTGAATGTTGTAGAGGAGAATCATGACAGACTTAATGTTGCTCCCTTCGTTTCAAAACGAGTGTCGTTTATGTTTAAAGTAAAGTACATGGCCAGGGAGAAACATTTCAGACCAGACCTTCTGTCTAAACTCGCCAACATGAATACATCGGGATGCAATCGGACAATAATATAAGAGTCTCTCACCGCCCCCAATATTTAGACAAATGAGAGCTATACTATAGAGTTCATCCCAACACAAGTTAGATTTAGCCCATATTGCATTATCTACAAAAGAACGAATTCTCTTAAGatgaaggggggggggggggggggggcaaaGCAGGTCTGGAAGCAGGACGCTGAATATACCATATTGGCAGAAAAATTCTATAACACGAGAAGAGCAGCATCCCCAATGATATGGTATCTTGGGGAGCATGAATTCGCCCTAGTCCTCATTGAACTTCATCAAAGGTCATGCGGCACCCACATTGGCGGCAAGGTTATCACCCATAAATTACTTAGGATAAACCACTATTAGCCCACCATATTGAGAGACAATATGGCATTCGTCAAGAAGTGTGACAAAATCTAAAGACGCACCACCTTGCATCACGCCCCAACTGAGCTTCTTCACTCCATGGGATCACTCTGACCGTTTTTACCGGTGGGAGGTGGACATTATAGAACCATTCCTTCTAGCACCTGACAACTAAATTTTTTGTTTGTAGGGTTtaactacttcacaaaatggatAGAGACGAAACATTTTTCCAAGATCAAATCGGGAAGAGTCTGCCATTTCTAATGGCATAAAATCATGTGCAGGTCCAAGTTACCAGACATCTTCGTCTCTGACAACAAAACATAATTCTCCAGCACCAAAGTCACTGACTTTTATCGAGATTGGGAGTACAAATAAAATTTTCCTCTTTCGTCCATCCCGAGGCTATTGGACAAGGAGAGTTGGCAAACAATTTGATCCTAAAAGGGATCAAGAAGAAGTTGGACGACACCAAAGGGTTATGGGTTAAATTTCTCAATGAGATATTATGGTTGTACCATACCACTTCCCATTCAACTAATAAGGAGACTCCCATTACCATGGTATACGGGGTGTATGTTATTCTATCGTAGAGATTGACACACCCTCATGGCGGCGTTCTCAATTCAACTAGGGAGTGAGCGATGCAGGGCTAAAGTTTATCATTTATTTGAATATAGATAAAGTAAAAGATATCGCCCACATCCAGAAATTCTCCACCGTGCAAAGAtttcactactacaaataatacatttcat containing:
- the LOC127086826 gene encoding uncharacterized protein LOC127086826, which translates into the protein MKNLATATSKGWIVAASVGAVEALKDQVGICRWNYAIRQAQQHLKNRVRSYSQAKSLSSSSHVACKLKDEKKAKQAEESLRTVMYLSCWGPN
- the LOC127086825 gene encoding uncharacterized protein LOC127086825, producing the protein MMNRATTTSKAWIVAASVGAVEALKDQVGICRWNYALRQAQQHLKNRVRSYSQAKNLSSSSHVACKLKDEKKAKQAEESLRTVMYLSCWGPN